In a single window of the Falsibacillus albus genome:
- a CDS encoding sigma-70 family RNA polymerase sigma factor: MDQLKIIKKAKKGDHEAFYQLMQSHKERLYRIAYSYLKSEADALEAIQETTFRAYRFIKKLKKPEFFSTWLIRILINYCNDELKKRNRIVFSDQVIETAGSKEDLYPIEIEEAINSLDEKYRQVITMKYLHDLKIKEIAMIMDSPEGTIKTWLAKGLRLLKQDLGRKGDVRDA, encoded by the coding sequence TTGGACCAGCTTAAGATCATAAAAAAAGCAAAAAAAGGGGATCACGAGGCCTTTTACCAGTTGATGCAAAGCCATAAAGAACGGCTTTACCGGATTGCATACTCGTATTTGAAAAGCGAAGCCGATGCGCTTGAAGCGATTCAGGAAACGACATTCAGGGCGTATCGTTTCATAAAAAAATTAAAAAAGCCTGAATTTTTTTCCACATGGCTCATTCGGATCCTGATTAATTACTGCAACGATGAATTAAAGAAGCGCAATCGAATCGTTTTTAGCGATCAGGTCATTGAAACAGCCGGCTCCAAGGAAGATCTCTATCCCATTGAAATCGAGGAAGCCATCAATAGCTTGGATGAAAAATATCGCCAAGTCATCACGATGAAGTACTTGCATGACCTGAAAATCAAAGAAATAGCCATGATAATGGACTCTCCTGAAGGTACGATTAAAACGTGGCTTGCAAAAGGACTTCGATTATTGAAGCAGGATCTGGGGAGGAAAGGGGATGTCCGGGATGCATGA
- a CDS encoding SDR family NAD(P)-dependent oxidoreductase encodes MNNQRLHGKNVVITGASAGIGEEMAYLCAQNGANVFLLARRLDKLQSIKEKIDSDYGVHCYISSLDVSEHDQIPAVFQTVYEKMGRVDVLVNNAGFGVFDEILDADFNDISGMFNVNVLGLIACTQQVISDMCHHRSGHIINIASQAGKLATPKSSVYAASKHAVLGFTNSIRMELSRSDVYVTAVNPGPIATNFFDVADESGTYVKNVEKFMLTPHYVAGKVVSRMLTNTREINLPGWMNIGSTLYALFPRLVERIGKNAFFKK; translated from the coding sequence GTGAATAATCAGCGTCTTCATGGGAAAAACGTTGTCATTACGGGGGCGTCTGCGGGGATCGGTGAAGAGATGGCATACCTTTGCGCCCAGAATGGAGCCAATGTATTCTTATTGGCGCGAAGGCTGGACAAGCTTCAATCAATAAAAGAAAAAATTGATTCTGACTACGGGGTTCACTGCTATATCTCCAGCTTGGATGTTTCCGAACATGATCAAATCCCGGCTGTTTTTCAAACAGTGTATGAAAAAATGGGCCGCGTCGACGTACTTGTGAACAATGCCGGCTTTGGCGTTTTTGATGAAATCCTTGATGCGGACTTCAATGACATTTCCGGAATGTTCAATGTCAATGTCCTCGGCTTGATCGCCTGCACTCAGCAGGTCATATCGGACATGTGCCATCATCGTTCTGGCCACATCATCAATATTGCTTCCCAAGCAGGAAAATTGGCCACCCCGAAATCAAGCGTCTATGCTGCGTCGAAGCATGCGGTCCTCGGCTTCACGAACAGCATCCGGATGGAGCTTTCTCGATCTGATGTATATGTCACCGCCGTCAATCCTGGACCGATTGCGACCAATTTTTTTGACGTTGCCGATGAATCAGGCACATATGTGAAAAATGTTGAAAAATTCATGCTCACACCCCACTATGTCGCCGGTAAAGTAGTTTCGCGCATGCTCACCAATACGCGTGAAATCAACCTGCCTGGATGGATGAACATAGGGAGCACTTTGTATGCCTTATTTCCAAGGCTAGTGGAGCGGATCGGGAAAAATGCATTTTTTAAAAAATGA
- a CDS encoding MBL fold metallo-hydrolase, with amino-acid sequence MTFWQNDIAKLILPTPFAVGDVNVYLLKGEKLTLIDAGPKTDEAWEAFLFQLSQIGLTPEDIEQVVLTHHHPDHVGLLDWLPDDLPVYGHTYCRKWLFRTNQFDEEHDRYYYELFHQFGVEGNVDDMLKTMKSPLKYSCQRPLTGTLQEGDAVPGCPGWLVLETPGHAQSHLSFFNEKTGTLIAGDHILATISSNPLLEPPLKPDEARPKPQLQYNASLKKMLDYRITKAYTGHGTEVLKVHDLIERRLSKQHARAKQVKDMISKQEKTAFEICKEMFPAVYEKEPALTLSESVAQLDYLISEGEIESIERGGVYYYHAL; translated from the coding sequence ATGACATTTTGGCAAAATGACATAGCTAAGCTGATTCTTCCAACCCCGTTTGCCGTCGGGGATGTGAACGTATATTTGTTGAAGGGTGAGAAGCTCACCTTGATCGACGCCGGCCCCAAAACCGATGAGGCATGGGAAGCCTTTCTTTTTCAACTTTCCCAGATTGGATTGACCCCAGAGGATATCGAGCAAGTGGTCTTGACACACCATCATCCCGATCATGTCGGCCTGCTGGACTGGCTTCCGGATGATCTGCCGGTTTATGGCCATACATATTGTCGGAAATGGCTATTTCGAACGAATCAATTCGATGAAGAACATGACCGCTACTATTATGAGCTCTTTCACCAATTCGGCGTCGAGGGTAATGTGGATGATATGCTGAAAACCATGAAATCCCCCTTGAAGTATTCCTGTCAGCGGCCATTGACGGGTACCCTTCAAGAAGGGGATGCAGTTCCTGGCTGTCCGGGATGGTTGGTGCTGGAAACTCCCGGACATGCCCAAAGCCATTTATCATTTTTTAATGAGAAAACCGGGACCTTGATTGCCGGTGATCATATATTGGCGACGATCTCATCCAATCCGCTGCTGGAACCGCCTTTAAAGCCGGATGAAGCAAGGCCGAAGCCGCAGCTTCAGTACAATGCATCATTGAAGAAAATGCTCGACTATCGCATTACAAAAGCATACACGGGGCATGGGACAGAGGTGCTGAAGGTGCATGACCTGATTGAAAGAAGGCTTTCAAAGCAGCATGCCCGCGCCAAGCAAGTGAAGGACATGATCTCTAAACAAGAGAAAACCGCCTTCGAAATCTGCAAAGAGATGTTTCCGGCCGTTTACGAAAAGGAGCCAGCCTTGACTTTATCGGAAAGCGTCGCACAATTGGATTATTTGATTTCCGAGGGGGAGATTGAATCGATTGAACGTGGCGGCGTCTATTACTATCATGCTTTATGA
- a CDS encoding histidine phosphatase family protein: MKKNIYLVRHAKAEGQEFSASLTELGRRQAQGLISFFQNKKIDRIVSSPFLRAMETIRPLAESIDLNIEEDVRLSERVLSQEDFPDWKDKLRESFDDFSLAFPGGESSQAGFDRAKSLIEEIRKSPYENIILVSHGNLSTLLLRQFDEQYGYEHLMNLTNPDVYHIRMDGDSVHIWRIWE, from the coding sequence ATGAAAAAAAATATATATCTCGTCCGTCATGCCAAAGCAGAAGGGCAGGAGTTTTCTGCGTCTTTGACCGAACTTGGTAGAAGGCAGGCTCAAGGGCTCATTTCTTTTTTTCAAAATAAAAAGATTGATCGAATCGTCTCAAGTCCGTTCCTAAGGGCTATGGAAACGATACGGCCGCTGGCTGAGTCAATCGATTTAAATATTGAAGAGGATGTGCGCCTTTCGGAACGGGTGCTGAGCCAAGAGGATTTCCCTGATTGGAAAGACAAATTAAGAGAAAGTTTTGATGATTTCAGTTTGGCCTTCCCTGGCGGGGAATCCTCCCAAGCCGGGTTCGACCGGGCAAAATCGCTTATAGAGGAAATACGTAAGTCACCTTATGAAAATATCATTTTAGTCAGCCATGGGAATCTATCGACGCTGCTCCTGAGGCAATTCGATGAGCAGTATGGATATGAGCATTTGATGAACCTGACCAATCCTGATGTCTATCACATCAGGATGGATGGCGATTCTGTACATATTTGGAGAATATGGGAGTGA
- a CDS encoding glycosyltransferase: MHYLLGLILIVWIVIAIDLLIGIRKIEKLESTSALRDGPLVSIVIAAKNEADYIRRSIESQLQQTYRNIQWVLVNDRSSDGTGTIMDEMAKNHPQLSVIHIERLPDGWLGKNHALYKGFQQADGELILFTDADVVFEKHAVGKAVNYMIKNKIDHLTAAPDLKAEPFWLKTFVAFFLFGFSYYKRPWKANDDRSKIGIGIGAFNLIRSSVYSRIGTHEEIKACPDEDLQLGMLVKRFGYKQRMSTGLSLLQVEWYPSLLSALKGLEKNTFAGFNYQAAMVVFAIAAVFISQVLPFFLIFTGDGWSKLLSVIVIALLFFLYKAVIKKMTNFSPWLFLVFPFTACLFLYSILRATFLTFKRGGIEWRGTMYSLKELRRHRRH, translated from the coding sequence ATGCATTATTTACTCGGTTTGATTTTAATTGTATGGATTGTGATTGCCATTGACTTACTCATCGGCATAAGGAAAATAGAAAAGCTGGAATCGACCAGTGCATTGAGGGATGGTCCGCTTGTCTCGATCGTCATTGCGGCCAAAAATGAGGCAGATTATATACGCAGAAGCATTGAAAGCCAGCTTCAACAGACATATAGGAACATCCAGTGGGTCCTTGTCAACGATCGATCATCGGACGGCACTGGAACAATCATGGATGAAATGGCAAAAAATCACCCTCAGCTGTCAGTCATCCACATCGAAAGGCTGCCGGATGGATGGCTCGGAAAAAACCATGCCTTATATAAAGGGTTTCAACAGGCTGATGGGGAGCTGATCTTATTTACCGATGCTGATGTGGTTTTTGAGAAACACGCGGTGGGGAAAGCCGTGAATTACATGATAAAAAATAAGATTGACCATTTGACAGCAGCACCAGATTTGAAGGCAGAGCCATTTTGGCTGAAAACATTCGTTGCCTTCTTCCTTTTTGGCTTTTCGTACTACAAGCGGCCGTGGAAAGCAAATGATGATCGATCCAAGATCGGGATCGGCATCGGGGCATTCAATCTGATTCGTTCTTCAGTGTACAGCCGAATCGGAACACATGAGGAAATAAAAGCTTGCCCTGATGAAGACCTGCAATTGGGCATGCTTGTGAAACGCTTTGGGTACAAACAAAGAATGTCGACAGGGCTGTCGCTTCTTCAGGTTGAATGGTACCCGTCATTGCTGTCGGCCTTGAAGGGACTGGAAAAAAATACGTTTGCCGGGTTCAATTATCAGGCAGCCATGGTTGTTTTCGCCATAGCAGCAGTATTCATTTCACAGGTGCTCCCTTTCTTTCTCATCTTTACAGGGGACGGGTGGTCAAAGCTTTTATCAGTCATCGTCATTGCTTTGCTGTTTTTCCTGTACAAAGCTGTCATCAAGAAGATGACCAACTTTTCCCCTTGGCTCTTTCTTGTCTTCCCGTTCACAGCATGCCTCTTTCTCTATTCGATTCTGAGGGCGACCTTTCTGACGTTCAAACGGGGAGGAATCGAATGGAGGGGCACGATGTACTCACTGAAGGAACTGAGAAGACATCGCCGGCACTGA
- a CDS encoding DUF4179 domain-containing protein — MSGMHEYERELSNAKEKLNHITVPEDALDRAILAGIEKGKSSRARRIHARYWIQSSAAAILFLMLLAGAIHQSDLVAGYVRKLPGMEKIVELVHQDKGLVDLVNHNFVQKIGKSDSHGGVTFTVENIIADDQQMFLYYKLSAADGRKFKDVKLKQLSLQDIHGEKIKEYTLGFTPDIGDVDKAKTQLFEADYGLTHPLNDQSYQLEVRLGGDPSLENEVWRIPITLDHTKMGPSQTIRVNKTASVEGQKVFIKNVAFSPTRVAVSVDYPEGNSKQILNMEDLELVDEKGEAWSRVSNGTTRSGEGNHVTYYLESNYFKKPKRLYLVFHKLQALDKDELEVVVDPAHEKLVKAPKDGKLEKVKYVPEGHNLEFTLKGDFRLGSVFTQYMAPKGEFKYLHEDEYRHSGDDKGTIVYGFADPLKDPNELLTLKLNAYPAYIHGDVKIRLK; from the coding sequence ATGTCCGGGATGCATGAATACGAAAGAGAGCTTTCCAATGCTAAAGAGAAACTCAATCATATCACGGTACCGGAAGATGCGCTGGACCGGGCGATTTTAGCCGGGATCGAAAAGGGTAAGTCTTCCAGGGCACGCCGCATTCACGCCAGGTATTGGATCCAATCGAGTGCGGCCGCTATACTTTTCTTGATGCTGCTGGCAGGTGCCATCCATCAATCGGACTTGGTGGCCGGCTATGTGAGGAAGCTGCCCGGAATGGAAAAAATCGTGGAGTTGGTTCATCAGGATAAAGGGCTCGTCGATCTTGTCAATCACAATTTTGTCCAAAAGATTGGAAAGAGCGACTCCCACGGAGGGGTGACTTTCACAGTCGAGAATATCATTGCCGATGATCAGCAAATGTTTCTGTATTACAAATTGTCTGCCGCCGATGGCCGTAAATTCAAGGACGTGAAGCTGAAGCAATTATCGCTACAAGATATCCATGGCGAAAAAATCAAAGAGTATACCCTTGGTTTCACTCCTGATATTGGAGATGTTGACAAAGCGAAGACACAGCTGTTCGAGGCCGATTATGGACTGACGCATCCGTTGAATGACCAATCTTACCAGCTTGAGGTCCGGCTTGGGGGAGATCCATCACTGGAAAATGAAGTTTGGCGCATCCCGATCACGCTTGACCATACTAAAATGGGCCCAAGTCAAACAATCCGGGTCAACAAGACCGCATCGGTCGAGGGACAAAAGGTTTTCATTAAGAATGTCGCCTTTTCACCGACGAGGGTGGCTGTCTCCGTTGACTATCCCGAAGGGAACAGCAAGCAGATCTTAAATATGGAAGACTTGGAGCTGGTCGATGAAAAAGGGGAGGCGTGGTCCCGGGTATCAAATGGAACAACACGGTCCGGCGAAGGAAATCATGTGACATATTATCTGGAAAGCAATTACTTCAAGAAGCCGAAGCGGTTATATTTGGTGTTCCATAAGCTGCAGGCGCTTGATAAAGATGAGCTCGAAGTCGTGGTCGACCCCGCGCATGAAAAACTCGTGAAAGCACCGAAGGATGGCAAGCTGGAGAAAGTGAAGTATGTGCCGGAAGGACATAACCTTGAGTTTACCTTGAAGGGGGATTTCCGCCTCGGAAGTGTTTTTACACAATATATGGCTCCTAAAGGGGAATTTAAATATTTACATGAAGATGAATATAGACATTCCGGAGACGATAAAGGCACAATTGTATATGGATTC
- the namA gene encoding NADPH dehydrogenase NamA, which produces MANKKLFEPYKIKDLTLKNRIVMAPMCMYSCENEDGMAGDWHYTHYTSRAVGQVGLIITEATAVTPQGRISPQDLGIWSDEHVEGLSKLVQMMKAHGAATGIQLAHAGRKAVLEGEILAPSAIAFNGDMKTPKEMTDEDIQETIQAFKEGAVRAKKAGFDVIELHGAHGYLINEFLSPLTNKRTDTYGGSPENRYRFLQEIIEAVKEVWDGPLFVRVSARDYHPEGLDVEDYVSMAKWMKEQGVDLIDVSSGAVVPAQIPVYPGYQVKPAEAIKHGADVPTGAVGLITTGIQAEEILQNDRADLIFLARELLRDPYWPRTAAKELRVDIEPPKQYERGWL; this is translated from the coding sequence ATGGCAAATAAAAAACTGTTTGAACCTTATAAAATAAAAGATCTTACATTAAAAAATCGTATCGTCATGGCACCGATGTGCATGTATTCATGCGAAAACGAAGATGGAATGGCCGGGGATTGGCACTATACCCACTATACGAGCAGGGCTGTAGGCCAAGTCGGATTGATTATCACGGAAGCTACAGCTGTGACTCCTCAAGGAAGAATTTCACCGCAGGACTTAGGGATTTGGAGCGATGAACATGTAGAGGGGCTTTCCAAGCTTGTACAGATGATGAAAGCCCACGGGGCGGCAACAGGGATTCAATTGGCCCACGCCGGAAGAAAAGCCGTTCTGGAAGGCGAAATCCTTGCACCATCCGCGATTGCATTCAATGGAGACATGAAAACACCAAAGGAAATGACGGATGAAGATATTCAAGAAACGATTCAAGCATTCAAGGAAGGCGCCGTACGCGCGAAAAAAGCCGGATTTGATGTGATTGAGCTTCATGGTGCGCATGGATACTTGATCAACGAATTCCTTTCTCCTTTAACGAACAAACGCACGGATACATACGGAGGCTCCCCTGAAAACCGCTACCGTTTCCTGCAGGAAATCATCGAGGCGGTGAAAGAAGTATGGGATGGCCCATTATTTGTACGCGTATCAGCACGCGACTATCACCCGGAAGGACTCGATGTCGAAGATTACGTATCCATGGCAAAGTGGATGAAAGAACAGGGAGTCGATTTAATCGACGTCAGCTCAGGGGCCGTAGTACCGGCGCAAATTCCTGTATATCCCGGCTATCAGGTCAAGCCTGCTGAAGCCATCAAGCATGGCGCAGATGTGCCAACGGGTGCTGTCGGATTGATCACCACCGGTATCCAAGCTGAGGAAATACTTCAAAATGACCGGGCAGATCTCATTTTCCTAGCCAGAGAACTGTTAAGGGATCCTTACTGGCCAAGAACGGCTGCCAAAGAACTTAGAGTCGACATCGAACCTCCAAAGCAATATGAGCGGGGCTGGCTGTAA